A genomic window from Elaeis guineensis isolate ETL-2024a chromosome 3, EG11, whole genome shotgun sequence includes:
- the LOC105041403 gene encoding uncharacterized protein has product MELHCPPLPLPTLPSRRHFDPTPSILLPRRPIPSSKILTPRSDPGSRSFDVHLRRRATTSEETSLVLSSEQFEAAEDEATAKGIDGAMPTVGESSYEAISVEEDAVDRGESEAIYLLKKLHVKLDLEDNYSILIYGTGVLVALWISVTIVGAVDSLPLFPKMMEVVGLAYTLWFSYRYLIFKENRDELIAKVEDLKQQIIGSYDE; this is encoded by the exons ATGGAACTCCACTGCCCTCCTCTCCCGCTCCCCACCCTCCCTTCTCGCCGCCACTTCGATCCCACCCCTTCTATCCTCCTCCCTCGTCGCCCCATCCCCTCTTCCAAAATCCTCACTCCTCGATCCGATCCAG GATCGCGTTCTTTTGATGTCCACCTGCGGAGAAGAGCTACAACTTCCGAGGAGACATCACTGGTCTTGTCATCGGAGCAGTTCGAGGCAGCAGAAGATGAAGCCACTGCGAAGGGCATCGATGGGGCGATGCCGACGGTAGGAGAATCTTCCTATGAAGCCATTTCGGTGGAAGAAGATGCCGTGGATCGTGGAGAAAGCGAGGCTATTTATCTCTTGAAGAAACTCCACGTCAAG TTGGACTTGGAAGACAACTATTCCATCCTCATTTATGGAACTGGCGTGCTAGTTGCTCTGTGGATATCAGTGACCATCGTTGGTGCAGTTGATTCTCTTCCTCTG TTTCCAAAGATGATGGAAGTCGTGGGCCTTGCCTACACACTCTGGTTCAGCTATCGATATTTGATCTTTAAG GAGAATAGGGATGAGTTGATTGCGAAAGTTGAAGATCTGAAGCAGCAAATCATtgggtcatatgatgaataa